A single window of Stigmatopora nigra isolate UIUO_SnigA chromosome 22, RoL_Snig_1.1, whole genome shotgun sequence DNA harbors:
- the LOC144215529 gene encoding mortality factor 4-like protein 1, protein MAPKQDPKPKFQEGERVLCFHGPLLYEAKCVKSNVKEKQIKYFIHYSGWNKNWDEWVPESRVLKYVDSNLQKQKELQKANQDHYVEGRMRGAAPNKKIPATSQKNDVKTKKNKQKTPGPGEGPSSGGDPVHPPRKKRARVDPTVESEETFINRVEVKVKIPEELKPWLVDDWDLITRQKQLFHLPAKKNVDAVLEDYANYKKSRGTSDSKEFAVSEVVAGVREYFNVMLGTQLLYKFERPQYADILANHPDTSMSQIYGAPHLLRLFVRIGAMLAYTPLDEKSLALLLTYLQDFLKYLVKNSATLFNASDYEVAPPEYHRKAV, encoded by the exons ATGGCGCCGAAACAGGACCCGAAACCTAAATTTCAAGAAG GTGAAAGAGTGCTGTGTTTTCATGGGCCATTGCTCTACGAAGCTAAG TGTGTTAAAAGTAACGTCAAGGAGAAACAAATCAAGTACTTCATTCATTACAGCGGCTGGAATAAAAA TTGGGACGAATGGGTTCCTGAGAGCCGAGTGCTAAAGTATGTGGACAGCAATCTGCAGAAACAGAAAGAGCTTCAGAAGGCCAATCA AGACCATTATGTTGAAGGAAGAATGAGGGGTGCTGCACCGAATAAGAAGATACCCGCGACCTCACAGAAAAACGACGT gaaaaccaaaaagaacaaacaaaaaa CTCCTGGTCCAGGAGAAGGACCGAGTTCGGGAGGGGACCCAGTCCACCCCCCACGGAAGAAGAGGGCTCGTGTTGACCCAACGGTTGAAAGT GAGGAGACCTTCATAAACAGAGTGGAAGTTAAAGTCAAAATCCCTGAGGAGCTAAAACCTTGGCTTGTAGATGACTGGGATCTGATTACGCGACAAAAACAA CTTTTCCATCTGCCCGCAAAGAAGAACGTTGATGCTGTTTTAGAAGATTATGCAAACTACAAGAAATCGAGAGGAACTTCTGACAGCAa GGAGTTTGCCGTGAGTGAGGTCGTTGCCGGTGTGCGGGAATATTTCAACGTCATGCTGGGCACGCAGCTGCTCTACAAATTTGAGAGGCCGCAATATGCAGACATCTTGGCCAACCACCCAGATACGTCCATGTCGCAGATTTACGGCGCACCCCACCTGTTGAGGCTCTTTG TGCGAATCGGAGCCATGCTGGCTTACACTCCTTTGGATGAAAAGAGTCTGGCACTGCTGCTGACCTACCTGCAAGACTTCCTCAA GTACTTGGTCAAGAATTCTGCAACGCTCTTCAATGCCAGCGATTATGAGGTGGCCCCACCGGAGTACCATCGCAAGGccgtttga